In Engraulis encrasicolus isolate BLACKSEA-1 chromosome 15, IST_EnEncr_1.0, whole genome shotgun sequence, the following proteins share a genomic window:
- the LOC134464249 gene encoding toll-like receptor 13 → MDIFFFFLVVEGLCVSAWLSRKCLVLDEDNPYPDFAINKMTCPRSQLTATCNCMEVSNLALELSTIPTTIQVLCLWDSSGIKIPRNGLHKFRHLHSLYIYGCLSAIDPEAFGGLTHLQVLSIYSSQQCNASLPSQVFSDLYNLEDLQLKNYELPQMAMCDLNGLSRMKRLDIKGSVNFTDLFCKVSCFSTTLEYLNVEIEDAGVLKASNCSHDQYKFPALKDVRVLFRHIEQIENNAFICLKNITFLSMPMDYVLQSQILNSGIQQIDQMDLHITEIHMKYICEIVRLLSVKKLYLDVQSFQEYSDSSWENCATLEEISLHSELLAADLSFMPTLKKLKTFRVTFSESGTGTTFKNGKSLDSLCKTNISLPLLKDFSYNSPENLTVSTKQFLCSSNLERLNVAGQSVEVQESAFEGLIHLKDLSVYRSRISGHLTIESTAFKGLTGLHTFSAFGCLDRLKPDLFFGVENVEYLSLRLSPCSIYTLQPFVFSNLPQLKYLYLSGDCISEIRTNAFSGLQNLENLTISSQNLTRLEASCFAHLPSLRVLNLQYLMFSSPEHSGMELLNLTSIFGGFPRHLSELTLASRSRPMTLVIADDSSPEVDLSLSLQGQKIVLWGCDKPFLKSVTKLDISTEVFVCAPNDTAPFYFLTSVVELSLCQWFASTVHKLAVLNRLVDLKHLLLRKVNFINLPDMGLMFKNLTKLEQLSLFECQADALEVDLIQDMTSLKYLYLHIVSTEVNISPDFFGHLTNLRFTLIKIQLRCTCDNTRFVWWAEQQQQAEVYFWSILDKPLQCLSGGGPQDIHQYGQAHCSLDVGFLMFASTSCLILLFMTTVVLHQMAREYLLAFYHIAHGWMNEALRGRNTGPRYQYDAFVSYSGRDERWVVERFLPNLEQRGPPFLRLCLHTRDFQLGRDIVENITDGLYRSRRTLCLVSRHFLRSNWCSLEMRLGTYRLQAEHRDVLILVFLEKIPSNLLSAHHRLARLVKTRTYMEWPQDPAQQQAFWDRLWKKLLEGRVQ, encoded by the coding sequence ATGGAtatattcttcttctttttggttGTGGAAGGACTGTGTGTCTCCGCTTGGCTGTCAAGGAAATGCCTGGTGTTGGATGAAGACAACCCGTATCCAGATTTTGCCATTAACAAAATGACCTGCCCTCGAAGTCAGCTTACAGCTACATGCAACTGTATGGAAGTTTCGAACTTGGCATTGGAACTTTCCACAATCCCCACTACCATTCAAGTTCTATGTTTGTGGGATAGCTCTGGCATAAAAATTCCCCGCAATGGACTTCACAAATTCCGCCATCTCCACAGTCTGTATATTTATGGATGTCTGTCTGCAATTGACCCAGAGGCCTTCGGGGGACTAACACATCTACAAGTGCTCTCCATTTATTCCTCACAGCAGTGTAATGCATCACTACCATCTCAGGTATTTAGTGACTTGTACAATTTGGAGGATCTGCAACTTAAAAACTATGAACTACCACAGATGGCAATGTGTGATTTGAATGGCCTAAGTCGAATgaaaagacttgatatcaagggCAGTGTCAACTTCACTGATCTTTTCTgcaaagtgtcttgtttttcaacTACCCTAGAATATCTGAATGTTGAAATAGAGGATGCTGGAGTTTTGAAAGCTTCAAATTGCTCACATGACCAATACAAGTTTCCTGCTTTGAAGGACGTAAGGGTTTTATTTAGGCACATTGAGCAAATTGAAAACAATGCTTTTATATGTTTAAAGAACATAACATTCCTAAGTATGCCAATGGATTATGTATTGCAGAGTCAAATTTTAAACTCTGGGATTCAACAAATTGATCAGATGGACTTGCATATAACAGAGATACATATGAAGTATATTTGTGAAATTGTACGTCTTCTGTCTGTCAAAAAACTCTATTTAGATGTTCAGTCATTTCAAGAATATTCTGATTCATCATGGGAAAACTGTGCCACACTGGAAGAAATTTCTCTTCACAGCGAGCTATTGGCAGCTGATCTCAGTTTCATGCCCACTCTTAAAAAGCTAAAAACATTTAGAGTTACTTTCAGTGAATCTGGGACGGGCACAACTTTCAAAAATGGAAAATCCTTAGACTCTCTCTGCAAAACAAATATTTCCCTTCCATTACTGAAGGATTTCAGTTACAACTCTCCAGAGAATTTGACTGTTAGTACCAAACAGTTTCTTTGTTCAAGTAACTTAGAGCGCCTGAATGTTGCGGGGCAAAGCGTGGAAGTACAAGAGTCTGCATTTGAAGGGCTTATTCATTTGAAGGACCTTTCTGTTTACAGATCAAGAATTTCAGGCCATTTAACAATTGAAAGCACAGCTTTTAAAGGACTAACTGGATTACATACTTTCAGTGCTTTTGGATGTCTTGATAGATTAAAGCCAGATTTGTTTTTTGGTGTAGAAAATGTGGAATACTTAAGCCTCAGACTAAGCCCATGCTCAATATACACCCTACAAccttttgttttttcaaaccttCCACAGTTGAAATATTTGTACCTCAGTGGGGATTGTATTTCAGAAATAAGGACCAACGCCTTTTCTGGACTACAGAACCTGGAAAACTTGACTATATCATCCCAAAACCTGACACGTCTTGAGGCATCCTGCTTTGCCCATCTGCCTTCCCTCAGGGTTCTCAATCTTCAATACCTGATGTTCTCCAGCCCTGAGCACTCTGGTATGGAGCTCCTGAATCTGACCTCAATCTTTGGTGGGTTCCCTCGCCATTTGTCTGAACTCACCCTTGCATCCAGATCTCGCCCCATGACTCTGGTCATTGCTGATGACAGCAGCCCAGAGGTGGACCTGAGCCTCTCTCTTCAAGGCCAGAAGATTGTGTTATGGGGTTGTGACAAGCCTTTCCTAAAGTCAGTCACAAAACTGGACATTTCAACTGAGGTCTTTGTTTGCGCACCCAATGATACTGCTCCTTTCTATTTCTTGACATCTGTGGTAGAGTTAAGTTTATGTCAGTGGTTTGCAAGTACAGTTCACAAACTTGCTGTTCTAAACAGACTAGTTGATTTAAAGCATCTTCTCCTCAGAAAGGTTAATTTCATTAATCTGCCAGACATGGGTCTAATGTTCAAAAACTTGACCAAACTGGAGCAATTAAGTCTTTTTGAGTGTCAGGCAGATGCTTTGGAGGTAGACCTTATTCAGGACATGACCTCTCTGAAGTACTTGTACCTGCACATAGTATCAACAGAAGTCAACATATCTCCAGATTTCTTTGGGCATCTAACCAACCTAAGGTTTACACTAATCAAGATTCAACTCCGCTGCACATGTGACAACACCAGATTTGTTTGGtgggcagagcagcagcagcaagcggaGGTGTACTTCTGGTCTATCCTGGACAAACCATTACAGTGCCTTTCAGGAGGTGGCCCACAAGACATTCACCAGTATGGCCAGGCCCACTGCAGTCTAGACGTGGGCTTCCTGATGTTCGCCAGCACGTCATGCCTTATACTGCTCTTCATGACAACTGTAGTGTTGCATCAGATGGCCAGAGAGTACCTGCTGGCCTTCTACCACATTGCTCACGGCTGGATGAATGAGGCTTTGCGCGGGAGAAACACAGGACCACGCTACCAGTACGATGCCTTCGTGTCGTACAGTGGCAGAGACGAGCGCTGGGTGGTGGAGAGATTCCTTCCCAACCTGGAACAAAGGGGGCCCCCGTTCCTGCGACTCTGCCTGCACACCAGGGACTTTCAGCTGGGTAGGGACATTGTGGAGAACATCACGGACGGTCTTTACCGAAGCCGCCGCACCCTCTGCCTGGTCAGTCGCCACTTCCTGCGCAGCAACTGGTGCTCCCTTGAGATGCGGCTGGGCACTTATCGACTGCAGGCTGAACACAGAGACGTGCTCATCCTGGTGTTTCTGGAGAAGATCCCCTCTAACCTGCTGTCCGCTCACCACAGGTTGGCCCGACTGGTCAAGACCAGAACTTACATGGAATGGCCCCAGGACCCAGCACAACAACAGGCTTTCTGGGACAGACTATGGAAAAAACTGTTGGAAGGCAGGGTGCAATGA
- the LOC134464250 gene encoding leucine-rich repeat-containing protein 15-like has product MDLFFFFLIVEGLCVSAWISRKCLVLDEDNPYPNFAFNKMTCPRSQLTATCNCMEVSNLALELSTIPTTIQVLCLWDSSGMKIPHNGLRKFSHLQSLYIYGCLSAIDPEAFRGLAHLQMLFIDSSKQCNASLPSQVFSDLNNLEDVKLNNYELPQMEMCDLTGLSRMKRLDIKGSVNFTDLFCKVSCFSTTLEYLNIEMEDAGVLKPPICTHEQYKFPSLKGVRILFRNIDTIENNAFKCFKNITFLSMPMDYVLQSQILNSGIQQIDQVELHITEIHMKYICEIVPLLSVKKLYLNVQSFQEYSDSSWENCATLEEISLQSNLLATDLRFFILSS; this is encoded by the exons ATGGatctattcttcttctttttgattGTGGAAGGGCTGTGTGTCTCCGCTTGGATATCAAGGAAATGCCTGGTGCTGGATGAAGACAACCCGTACCCAAATTTTGCCTTTAACAAAATGACCTGCCCTCGTAGTCAGCTTACAGCTACATGCAACTGTATGGAAGTTTCAAACTTAGCATTGGAACTTTCCACAATCCCCACTACCATTCAAGTTCTATGTTTGTGGGATAGCTCTGGGATGAAAATTCCCCACAATGGACTTCGCAAATTCAGCCATCTCCAGAGTCTGTATATTTATGGATGTCTGTCTGCAATTGACCCAGAGGCCTTCAGGGGACTAGCACATCTACAAATGCTCTTCATTGACTCCTCAAAACAGTGTAATGCATCACTACCATCTCAGGTATTTAGTGACTTGAACAATTTGGAGGATGTGAAACTTAACAACTATGAACTACCACAGATGGAGATGTGTGATTTGACTGGCCTAAGTCGAATGAAAAGACTTGATATAAAGGGCAGTGTCAACTTCACTGACCTTTTctgtaaagtgtcttgtttttcaacCACCTTAGAATATCTGAATATCGAAATGGAGGATGCTGGAGTTTTGAAACCTCCAATTTGCACACATGAACAATACAAGTTTCCTTCTTTGAAGGGTGTAAGGATTTTATTTAGGAACATTGACACAATAGAAAACAATGCTTTTAAATGTTTTAAGAACATAACCTTCTTAAGTATGCCAATGGATTATGTATTGCAGAGTCAAATTTTAAACTCCGGGATTCAACAAATTGATCAGGTGGAATTACATATAACAGAGATACATATGAAGTATATCTGTGAAATTGTACCTCTTCTGTCTGTCAAAAAACTCTATTTAAATGTTCAGTCATTTCAAGAATATTCTGATTCATCTTGGGAAAACTGTGCCACACTGGAGGAAATCTCTCTTCAAAGCAACCTACTGGCAACCGACCTCA GGTTCTTCATATTGAGTTCCTGA
- the LOC134464611 gene encoding toll-like receptor 13 — MDFLFFFLIVEGLCVSAWISRKCLVLDEDSPYPDFAYKKMTCPRSQLTANCMEVSNLALELSTVPTTIQVLCLWGSSGIQLCSNELRKFRHLQSLYIYGCLSAIDPDAFRGLTHLQLLSIDSSKQCNASLPSQVFSDLYNLEDLKLKNYELPQMTMCDLNGLRRMRRLDIKDSVNFTDLLCKVSCFSNTLESLNIETDNAGVLKPSNCSHYQCKFSALKDVRVSFRHIEKIENNAFICLKNITFLRMPMDYVLQSQILNSGIQQIDQMDLHITEIHMKYICEIVRLLSVKKLYLHVQSFQEYSDSSWENCATLEEISIHSKLLAADLSFMPTLKKLKTFRVTFSESGMGTIIEKGKSLDFLCKTNISLPSLQGFSYSTPENMTVNAKQFLCSSNLEHLRLEGKNLEVEESAFEGLIHLKDLSLDNSGYMTIESTAFKGLTGLRTFSAFGCLYSFNPDLFFGVENLEYLSLRLCSILTIQPFAFSNLPRLKNLQLKWGDVSEIKTNTFFGLQNLETLSISYENLTHLEASCFAHLPSLRVLNLQYLMFSSPGHSGMELLNLTSIFGGFPRHLSDLTLASRSRPMTLVIADDSSPEVGLSLSLSGQKIVLWGCDKPFFESVTKLHISTDVFGCAPNDTSPFYYLTSVVELCLTQWYTSTVHKLTALNRLVNLKHLDLKHVNFINLPDMGLMFKNLTKLEQLSLFRCQADALEVELIQDMTSLKYLYLGIVSTEVNISPGFFEHLTSLRFAFITKIQLRCTCDNTRFVWWAEQQQQAEVYFWPILDKPMQCFSGGVPQDIHQYGQAYCSLDVGFLMFTSTSCLVLLFMTTVLLHQMAREYLLAFCHIAHGWMNEALRSRNVGPRYQYDAFVSYSGRDERWVVESLLPNLEQRGAPFLRLCLHTRDFQLGKDIVENITDGLYRSRRTLCLVSRHFLRSNWCSLEMRLGTYRLQAEHRDVLILVFLEKIPSNLLSAHHRLARLVKTRTYMEWPQDPAQQQAFWDRLWKKLLEGRVQ; from the coding sequence ATggattttctcttcttctttttgatTGTGGAAGGGCTGTGTGTCTCCGCTTGGATATCAAGGAAATGCCTGGTGCTGGATGAGGACTCCCCGTACCCAGATTTTGCCTATAAAAAAATGACCTGTCCTCGTAGTCAGCTTACAGCTAACTGTATGGAAGTTTCAAACTTGGCATTGGAACTTTCCACAGTCCCCACTACCATTCAGGTTCTGTGTTTGTGGGGTAGTTCTGGCATACAACTTTGCAGCAATGAACTTCGCAAATTCCGTCATCTCCAGAGTCTGTATATTTATGGATGTCTGTCTGCAATTGACCCAGACGCCTTCAGGGGACTAACACATCTACAATTGCTCTCCATTGACTCCTCAAAACAGTGTAATGCATCGCTACCATCTCAGGTATTTAGTGATTTGTACAATTTGGAGGATCTGAAACTTAAAAACTATGAGCTACCACAGATGACAATGTGTGATTTGAATGGCCTTCGTCGAATGAGAAGACTTGATATCAAGGACAGCGTCAACTTCACTGATCTTTTGTgcaaagtgtcttgtttttcaaaCACTCTAGAATCTCTGAATATTGAAACAGACAATGCTGGAGTTTTGAAACCTTCAAATTGCTCACATTACCAATGCAAGTTTTCTGCTTTGAAGGATGTGAGGGTTTCATTTAGACACATTGAGAAAATAGAAAACAATGCCTTTATATGTTTAAAGAACATAACATTCCTAAGAATGCCAATGGATTATGTATTGCAGAGTCAAATTTTAAACTCTGGGATTCAACAAATTGATCAGATGGACTTGCATATAACAGAGATACATATGAAGTATATTTGTGAAATTGTTCGTCTTCTGTCTGTCAAGAAACTATATTTACATGTTCAGTCATTTCAAGAATATTCTGATTCATCATGGGAAAACTGTGCCACACTGGAAGAAATTTCTATTCACAGCAAGCTATTGGCAGCTGATCTCAGTTTCATGCCCACTCTTAAAAAGCTAAAAACATTTAGAGTTACTTTCAGTGAATCTGGGATGGGCACAATCATCGAAAAAGGAAAATCCTTAGACTTTCTCTGCAAAACAAACATTTCCCTTCCATCACTACAGGGTTTCAGTTACAGCACACCAGAGAATATGACAGTAAATGCCAAACAGTTTCTCTGTTCAAGTAATTTAGAGCACCTGCGACTTGAGGGGAAAAATCTGGAAGTAGAAGAGTCTGCATTTGAAGGGCTTATTCATTTGAAGGACCTTTCTCTTGATAATTCAGGCTATATGACAATTGAAAGCACAGCTTTTAAAGGGCTAACTGGATTACGTACTTTCAGCGCATTTGGATGTCTTTATAGCTTCAACCCAGATTTATTTTTTGGTGTAGAAAATCTGGAATATTTAAGCCTCAGACTATGCTCAATACTCACCATACAACCTTTTGCTTTTTCAAACCTCCCACGGTTGAAAAACCTACAACTCAAATGGGGTGATGTGTCAGAAATAAAGACCAACACGTTTTTTGGCCTACAGAATCTGGAAACCTTGAGTATATCATACGAAAACCTGACACATCTTGAGGCATCCTGCTTTGCCCATCTGCCTTCCCTCAGGGTTCTCAATCTTCAATACCTGATGTTCTCCAGCCCCGGGCACTCTGGTATGGAGCTCCTGAATCTGACCTCAATCTTTGGTGGGTTCCCTCGCCATTTGTCTGATCTCACCCTTGCATCCAGATCTCGCCCCATGACTCTGGTCATTGCTGATGACAGCAGCCCAGAGGTGggcctgagtctctctctctcaggccagaAGATTGTGTTATGGGGTTGTGACAAGCCTTTCTTTGAGTCAGTCACAAAACTCCACATTTCTACAGATGTCTTTGGTTGCGCACCCAATGATACTTCTCCTTTCTATTACTTGACATCTGTGGTAGAGTTATGTTTAACTCAGTGGTATACAAGTACAGTCCATAAACTTACTGCTCTAAACAGACTAGTGAATTTAAAGCATCTAGATCTCAAACATGTCAACTTCATTAATCTGCCAGACATGGGTCTAATGTTCAAAAATTTGACCAAACTGGAGCAATTAAGTCTTTTTCGGTGTCAGGCAGATGCTTTGGAGGTAGAACTCATTCAGGACATGACCTCTCTGAAGTACTTGTATCTGGGAATAGTATCAACAGAGGTCAACATATCTCCAGGTTTCTTCGAGCATCTGACCAGTCTGAGGTTTGCATTCATCACAAAGATTCAGCTTCGCTGCACATGTGACAATACCAGATTTGTTTGGtgggcagagcagcagcagcaagcggaGGTGTACTTCTGGCCTATCCTGGACAAACCCATGCAGTGCTTTTCAGGAGGTGTCCCACAAGACATTCACCAGTATGGCCAGGCCTACTGCAGTCTAGACGTGGGCTTCCTGATGTTCACCAGCACGTCATGCCTCGTCCTGCTCTTCATGACAACTGTGCTTTTGCATCAGATGGCCAGAGAGTACCTGCTCGCCTTCTGCCACATTGCTCACGGCTGGATGAATGAGGCATTGCGCAGCAGAAACGTAGGACCACGCTACCAGTACGATGCCTTTGTGTCGTACAGTGGCAGAGACGAGCGCTGGGTGGTGGAGAGTCTCCTTCCCAACCTGGAACAAAGGGGGGCCCCGTTCCTGCGACTCTGCCTGCACACCAGGGACTTTCAGCTGGGGAAGGACATTGTGGAGAACATCACGGATGGTCTTTACCGAAGCCGCCGCACCCTCTGCCTGGTCAGTCGCCACTTCCTGCGCAGCAACTGGTGTTCCCTTGAGATGCGGCTGGGCACTTATCGACTGCAGGCTGAACACAGAGACGTGCTCATCCTGGTGTTTCTGGAGAAGATCCCCTCTAACCTGCTGTCCGCTCACCACAGGTTGGCCCGACTGGTCAAGACCAGAACTTACATGGAATGGCCCCAGGACCCAGCACAACAACAGGCTTTCTGGGACAGACTATGGAAAAAACTGTTGGAAGGCAGGGTGCAATGA
- the LOC134464612 gene encoding toll-like receptor 13 yields the protein MFSSPGHSGMELLNLTSIFGGFPRHLSELTLASRSRPMTLVIADDSSPEVDLSLSLQGQKIVLWGCDKPFLKSVTKLDISTEVFVCAPNDTAPFYFLTSVVELSLCQWFASTVHKLAVLNRLVDLKHLLLRKVNFINLPDMGLMFKNLTKLEQLSLFECQADALEVDLIQDMTSLKYLYLHIVSTEVNISPDFFGHLTNLRFTLIKIQLRCTCDNTRFVWWAEQQQQAEVYFWPILDKPLQCLSGGGPQDIHQYGQAHCSLDVGFLMFASTSCLVLLFMTTVVLHQMAREYLLAFYHIAHGWMNEALRGRNTGPRYQYNAFVSYSGRDERWVVERFLPNLEQRGPPFLRLCLHTRDFQLGRDIVENITDGLYRSRRTLCLVSRHFLRSNWCSLEMRLGTYRLQAEHRDVLILVFLEKIPSNLLSAHHRLARLVKTRTYMEWPQDPAQQQAFWDRLWKKLLEGRVQ from the coding sequence ATGTTCTCCAGCCCCGGGCACTCTGGTATGGAGCTCCTGAATCTGACCTCAATCTTTGGTGGGTTCCCTCGCCATTTGTCTGAACTCACCCTTGCATCCAGATCTCGCCCCATGACTCTGGTCATTGCTGATGACAGCAGCCCAGAGGTGGACCTGAGCCTCTCTCTTCAAGGCCAGAAGATTGTGTTATGGGGTTGTGACAAGCCTTTCCTAAAGTCAGTCACAAAACTGGACATTTCAACTGAGGTCTTTGTTTGCGCACCCAATGATACTGCTCCTTTCTATTTCTTGACATCTGTGGTAGAGTTAAGTTTATGTCAGTGGTTTGCAAGTACAGTTCACAAACTTGCTGTTCTAAACAGACTAGTTGATTTAAAGCATCTTCTCCTCAGAAAGGTTAACTTCATTAATCTGCCAGACATGGGTCTAATGTTCAAAAACTTGACCAAACTGGAGCAATTAAGTCTTTTTGAGTGTCAGGCAGATGCTTTGGAGGTAGACCTTATTCAGGACATGACCTCTCTGAAGTACTTGTACCTGCACATAGTATCAACAGAAGTCAACATATCTCCAGATTTCTTTGGGCATCTAACCAACCTAAGGTTTACACTAATCAAGATTCAACTCCGCTGCACATGTGACAACACCAGATTTGTTTGGtgggcagagcagcagcagcaagcggaGGTGTACTTCTGGCCTATCCTGGACAAACCCTTGCAGTGCCTTTCAGGAGGTGGCCCACAAGACATTCACCAGTATGGCCAGGCCCACTGCAGTCTAGACGTGGGCTTCCTGATGTTCGCCAGCACGTCATGCCTCGTCCTGCTCTTCATGACAACTGTAGTGTTGCATCAGATGGCCAGAGAGTACCTGCTGGCCTTCTACCACATTGCTCACGGCTGGATGAATGAGGCTTTGCGCGGGAGAAACACAGGACCACGCTACCAGTACAATGCCTTCGTGTCGTACAGTGGCAGAGACGAGCGCTGGGTGGTGGAGAGATTCCTTCCCAACCTGGAACAAAGGGGCCCCCCGTTCCTGCGACTCTGCCTGCACACCAGGGACTTTCAGCTGGGTAGGGACATTGTTGAGAACATCACGGACGGTCTTTACCGAAGCCGCCGCACCCTCTGCCTGGTCAGTCGCCACTTCCTGCGCAGCAACTGGTGCTCCCTTGAGATGCGGCTGGGCACTTATCGACTGCAGGCTGAACACAGAGACGTGCTCATCCTGGTGTTTCTGGAGAAGATCCCCTCTAACCTGCTCTCCGCTCACCACAGGTTGGCCCGACTGGTCAAGACCAGAACTTACATGGAATGGCCACAGGACCCTGCACAACAACAGGCTTTCTGGGACAGACTATGGAAAAAACTGTTGGAAGGCAGGGTGCAATGA